CGCCTCCAGCACGGCATTTACGGGCAGCGGCAACCCGGCGTCCAGATGTTTCGGATCAAAATTCCCTTCGGAGGGCTGACCGGCAACCAACTGCGCCGGATCGCCGAGCTGGCCGACTTGTATACGACGGGGGTCGGCCATGTCACGACGCGGCAGGACATTCAACTGCATTACGCCGAACTCAAACATGTGGGCACGATGATGCGAGGCCTGGCCGAAGTCGGTCTCACGACCAGGGAAGCCTGCGCCAACACGGTCCGCAACGTCACGGCCTGCCACCTGGCCGGAGTCTGCGCCGGAGAGGTGTTCGACGTCACGCCCTATGCGAAGACGGTCGCGTTGCATTTGTTGCGTAACCCGCTGAACCAGAGCCTGCCCCGGAAGTTCAAGATCGCCTTTTCCGGTTGCGCGCACGACTGCGCCCTTACCCCGATTCACGACATCGGGTTGCTCGCCGCCCGCCGCCCCAACGGCGAGATCGGCTTTCGGATGGTGGTTGGCGGAGGACTCGGCTCGACGCCGCGCCTCGCGCAGGTCCTGCGTGACTTCGTCCCGATGCCCGAACTGATTCCCACGATCGAAGCCGTGATCAAGGTCTTCGACCAACTCGGCAACCGGAAAAACCGCCATAAGGCGAGGATGAAGTTCGTCATCGACAAGCTGGGCTTCGAGGAGTTCAAGCGGCGCTGGGAAGAGGCCTATGTTTCGATGGGGCACGGCGTTCCCCGCACCGAACCCCTCCGCTTGCTGGACCATTGGGATGAGCCGGGTCCGCTGATCATGCCGTCGAAGAACGGCGGGCAGGGCGGCGGCCATGGCAACGGCCATGTGCCGGGCATGCATCTCACGGAGGTCGAAGTTTATGATCGATGGAGACGCACCAACGTCTTGGCTCAGAAGCAGGCTGGCTATGCGGCCGTGTTCATCAAGCTGCCGATGGGGGACGCCACCGTCGATCAAATGTACGTCCTGGCTGATGCCGCCGAGCAGTTCGCGAACGGCAATCTGCGGACCACGATCAGTCAGAATCTCATTATCCGCTGGGTGCCCGAATCGAAACTCCCCGCGCTCTACGACCTGCTCGCCGCCCATGGCTTGGCCGAGCCGGGTGCGGAACTCGTGGAGGACATCGTGGCCTGCCCGGGCACGGACACCTGCGGCCTCGGCATCACCTCGTCGAAGGGCTTGGCCAGAGCCCTGGCCGAAGTGTTCCCTGCCGGCTCTGTCCTGGACGATCTCAAGGGCACCAGCATCAAGATCAGCGGCTGCCACAATTCCTGCGCGCAGCACCACATTGCCACGATCGGGCTGCACGGAGTCGGCA
The DNA window shown above is from Nitrospira tepida and carries:
- a CDS encoding sulfurtransferase TusA family protein, whose amino-acid sequence is MTTATIQRVPVQTAPIPQNILEEIEAFEIEAQRVLSGELSGDLFKPFRLQHGIYGQRQPGVQMFRIKIPFGGLTGNQLRRIAELADLYTTGVGHVTTRQDIQLHYAELKHVGTMMRGLAEVGLTTREACANTVRNVTACHLAGVCAGEVFDVTPYAKTVALHLLRNPLNQSLPRKFKIAFSGCAHDCALTPIHDIGLLAARRPNGEIGFRMVVGGGLGSTPRLAQVLRDFVPMPELIPTIEAVIKVFDQLGNRKNRHKARMKFVIDKLGFEEFKRRWEEAYVSMGHGVPRTEPLRLLDHWDEPGPLIMPSKNGGQGGGHGNGHVPGMHLTEVEVYDRWRRTNVLAQKQAGYAAVFIKLPMGDATVDQMYVLADAAEQFANGNLRTTISQNLIIRWVPESKLPALYDLLAAHGLAEPGAELVEDIVACPGTDTCGLGITSSKGLARALAEVFPAGSVLDDLKGTSIKISGCHNSCAQHHIATIGLHGVGKRIGDHTAPHYELHVGGGVNGMARIGQLVVKLPAKNVPAAVSHLVEVFRRDRQGEETLPAFVARVGKSKLKDELIPHTILPSFEEDPTYYYDWEGEKEFVLEDLGPGECAGGALELIDNQMLEAEQEFYQAKLLLEKHQYAVAVNKAYRAIIACAKALLVTEGVEPATDADTFREFETRLASKGVIPSAYRNLQERCGDLGPKDAGAEFALARLDFAKGFIEACRNATEGIGKDLKLKAAVSAPSPIQDAPEAVGNGASAQEPSAAPVYDLRGVACPMNYVKTKLKLEMMEAGERLEVWLDAGEPIRNVPMSLRNDGHKVLSEQPLDPTAAHFKILVEKVET